A section of the bacterium genome encodes:
- a CDS encoding UTP--glucose-1-phosphate uridylyltransferase, translating to MKIEKAVIPVAGLGTRLLPATKSQPKEMLPVGRKPVVQYVVEEIINADIPQILFVTGRKKTAIEDHFDPDPELIKKLKESGKFSLLKDLEYEKDVSDFYYIRQSVQAGLADAIRLGRNFVGQEPFIVALGDSIIRSSDNSNLLKRMIDVHLKTNSACTIAVEEVPDNEVYKYGIIESKDKKTSHTGEVKDLIEKPEISRAKSNLAIAARYVFNPVVFDFIDKTMPDDGGELQITDSIRLIIKNGHKVSYVKLDEGEKRYDIGNFESYFKAFIDFALLDDKYGYLLRQHLIKKMHTGELQHD from the coding sequence ATGAAAATTGAGAAAGCCGTTATTCCGGTTGCAGGATTGGGAACAAGACTTCTTCCCGCTACAAAATCGCAGCCTAAAGAGATGCTGCCTGTGGGCAGAAAACCTGTTGTGCAGTATGTTGTGGAAGAGATAATTAATGCTGATATTCCTCAAATACTTTTTGTTACAGGCAGAAAGAAAACAGCTATTGAAGACCATTTTGACCCGGATCCTGAACTTATAAAAAAACTTAAGGAATCAGGCAAATTCAGTCTTTTGAAGGATCTTGAATATGAGAAGGATGTGTCTGATTTTTACTACATTCGCCAGAGTGTACAGGCAGGGCTCGCAGACGCAATAAGATTGGGCAGAAATTTTGTTGGTCAGGAGCCTTTTATTGTTGCGCTGGGTGATTCTATAATAAGAAGTTCTGATAATAGTAATTTACTAAAAAGAATGATTGATGTTCACCTTAAAACAAATTCTGCGTGCACGATTGCTGTTGAAGAAGTTCCAGATAATGAGGTGTATAAGTATGGGATTATTGAGTCTAAGGACAAGAAAACCAGTCATACAGGCGAGGTTAAAGATTTGATTGAAAAGCCGGAAATCAGCAGGGCAAAAAGCAATCTTGCAATAGCAGCAAGATATGTGTTCAATCCTGTTGTGTTTGACTTTATTGATAAGACAATGCCTGACGATGGGGGAGAGCTTCAAATTACTGACTCAATCAGGCTAATAATTAAGAATGGACACAAGGTTAGCTATGTAAAACTTGATGAGGGAGAAAAAAGATACGATATAGGTAATTTTGAGAGCTACTTCAAGGCATTTATAGATTTTGCATTATTAGATGATAAATATGGATATCTTCTTAGACAGCATTTAATTAAAAAAATGCATACGGGTGAGCTTCAACATGATTAA